The Bombus pascuorum chromosome 4, iyBomPasc1.1, whole genome shotgun sequence genomic interval GTCAGACGAAACAATACACGTCGGAGAGTCCCGTCCGATATAATCGGCTCAGAATTGACCCGAGACCGCCATAATCTGGCAGCCAGAGTGCACGTGGTCCATCACCTGCTCCTTCAACCGGCACACGTGCTCTTTCAGCCTATGCACCACCGCGCTCAATTCACTGTTCTCGCCCTTCAACAGCTTAACCTTGTCCTCCAGCCTGGAGATGCGCTCGAGCTTGCGCCTGCGGCATTTAGACGCAGCCACGCGGTTCCTCTGACGTTTCCTCTCCAGCTTGATTCTTTCCTGATTCTCCATATCGATAGGAGACATCGGGGGTGAACTGGACACGCTAGGTACCGTTTGAGGCTCATCTTTGATCTGTAGCAGACCTTGACTCACCGAAGATTCTGTACTCTGCACGCTGTTAGGTGGTTCCAACGTCGTATACGTAGCTCCATAAATGCTACCAGGTTCCTGCGAGCTGTCCGAATGATGCAACTCGTTCAGAGCGTCGATGAAACCTCGAGCGTACAATTCTTGGGCCTCGGTCACTGCCTTTGGAAACAGAATCTGCGTAGGTGTTGGTAGATTCGTCACTAAACTATCCTGCTGACCGATGATTAACTTTTCCAACTCCGGAGAGCCTAGTTTTAACATGGTCGGTGATAGAATGCGGATGTCACTCAGGTGCACAACACGATGTCTCGACAACTTGTGAACACCCAACTAAACGTACAGCCTTATATCCCGTGACTCACGTCCACTAAAAATAGCTCTGTCGTCATCAGAACGAGTGATGATTGGCTATCGCTGACGTCATTCGCCGTTTGCCATTGGCTGAACAATCGGCGCTACTAAGAAATGGCTGACGCATGCGCAATCGTGCATTGTTATTCCTGTGGAGGGAGAGTTTGAACGCCGGTACGCGCGTTAAAGACGCGACTTTTACTCGTTGCGAATTCGCGTTATTTTCGAGACTCGATAATAGCGGTGCTCTATGATGGTGCATAAATAATGCGAGCACTATTGAACTGCAAAAATATCGCACTTATGTACTTCACGAGAGAATTTACTGTGCGTACTGAATCTCGCGCTGTTACGCTAGTAcatgttttgtttctttctttgaaCTTTACTATTCCACTCTTACCCGAGTGGGTGTTTTTCACATTCTCGCTGCGCGTGTTGTGAGACCAACTTGTTTCATGTTTCGACTCCGAGAACGTCCAAGCGTTATACTCGTATATTTAATGTCTCCTTGTTTTTTAAACGATGAACATTTATTTAGAACAAAAGCAGagagatttaaaaagaattactggGTCAAAATTCATGAGAAAATTGGTAACCTTGTTATTCTGCTTTTTGATGTGTCAGCTGCGCATAATTACACTTACATGGAATCGCGTTAATGCATCCATTGCATAAACCCGTATCAAGCGAGCTACAAGTCAATACACCAATCACGATTGTTTCACGCTATCTTGCATTCACCACATAACGCTTGTAACCGACTATTCGTATATTGAGCAAAATGTTCCGCAATCAATTGATACTACATATGTAATTCATTAGAATTCTATAATTCTTACAGAacacgaatatatatatatatatatatatatatatatatatatatatatatatattgttatttttgcaaaataatatACGTGACATATAACATCTATCTTCTTAAACAAGATCGTAGATTGAACGACATATTGCATTAAATATACTTTCAGCCTGAATAATTTACTCGTCGCTAGAAACTACCGTTTTAATTTACCTGAGAAAGGTATTCCTATCGTTTTAAACCCTTCCAAATCATTCGTTTACGAAAACGTGAAAACAGCCGCATCTATCTGATTATCTCAGTTGATCAAGCATCGGAGTagataaattgtttaattccATAAAGCTTAATTATCCATTGATTCTCAAATATAATCTGCTTACCAATTAACAAATTGGCTGAAATccaagaatatttcaatatagtCTGTTTGTTATCTATTAAcctcaattatttattttgtagatAAAATAGATGTttcagtaaaatataaaatattgttacattgtataatatagttattttgtttaatacgcatgataaattttatcgtaTGAATATCTagctattttctttctatttttcttggCACTTTGCGATATCACAAACACGAAACTATGAATATGAAAACAGCTTTATAACACATTGCTATATCGGCTATGCAAATTAAGCGTTGACCTCAAGCTTAGACTTTTAGCAACAGAAAGTTCCGCGTGCGTACACCCACGATTGCTACTAGGTTGCAGATCAATTATGTTAGTGACAATTATGTCATAACGAATTATCCAGTTTTTCAAGTTGTAAACTTTTACTTCTCATCATGATAATTTActatatcaattattaaattagattttagTAAAGTCAAAGTGctaatgatttttaaaaaatatttatttaataaaaaagtttatatGGAGAAGGTAACACTTGTTGCTTGTTTCAtcttgaaattaaacaaacatGTTTAATTTTCGCCTCTATGCTAGCTGCTCTATAAACCTGTCAACGTAGGATAAGGAATAAATAGTTAAATCCATTATACATaatacttcttttttatttatgcacCAATGTCTCTTTGAACACTGCCAATAAAATCGgtcttttaaatttgtttcatccaTTGTCGAGTGCTTCAAtaagcattttttttatttttcgtaattaTGTGTGATTGGATCATTTGCGTTTGTCATAATCCGCAACAGATtggaaatattacaaaaatctgCTAGTTTCAGGTCACATTGATAAAACAATGGAAAACACAATGTTCTAAAATGTTGGTTTATTCATTGAAACATAGTTAAGGATACAAAAAGTACATCATACGAACACTACTACGAGAGGAAGCCAAAATCATCGAAGCTATGACTACGTCAAAGCAAGCCGATTTCctgtaaataattaacaattgctgatttaataaaaatgtgcgCAGCGATGGAAGCAGAACAGTTCGAAGTGTGAACTTGCTGTATAGTATGTTATAGatgtttgaagaaattaatttagtttctatttttgtcttcattttcttcccttctttcAAGAAGTCCGTCCAATGAAACTCACCACACGCATTAATAACTTATTTACATCAAAGGGAATATCAATGTGTCTTACAAAACACATGacagtattttattaatcgcTTCTCCAATATCGACAAATATTGcattataattatcgattcCTCCGTAATTTCCTGAGACAATAAGATAATAAGAAATCATGATaacttaatataaataaaaaaaatatgtaaacaaTTTAGTAtgagttaaaataaaattacttacttTATCAAATTAGGTTCATGATATGAAATCTGAGCACGTTTTCGTCTAGGGCGATTACAAGTAAATGTGCTATTGGTACTTGTACTACTTTCTGAATCGCTTGAATTGTCCACACGTGAAGATACAGGACTTCTGTATATAAGTACTTAAGTTATAAtcatatacaattaatatacatCAACATTTATCTGAATATACTTACAAAGATTGATTACAATCACgagaaattgtttcatttGGAGAAGGTGTCCTAGATTTAACATCggattcgttcaatttttgCAGCACTACTTTAACAGCACTTGGATCTTTCATGGGTTtgcctttcttctttttgtaagaattatttttcttgaGTGGTGGTGTATTATCAACAAAATCACCGAAGTGCGTCGTAGTTACCTTCTGTCTTTTATTCTTCTGCTGCGAtagttttgcttctttttttactgGCGCCAACTCTATGGTCTCATTATCATTATTCGCAAGCAGTGGCAAATTTACGGTAGACTGGTTAAACGTTGATTCGTTCAAAGTGTCATGCGAAACAGATGGGATTGGACAAATTTGGGATATCTTTCGAAGGGTAGTCGTTATTTCTGGTTCTGGTTCAGCTGGAATTATTGGTTTCAAAGCGGACTCTTCTAGTACTGGCAGCTTTAAGTCATTTATGTCAAAATGCACATTACGTGGTTGTCGTGTGTATATTAGCGTGAAATCATCTTCATCGTCACTTTCAAAATAGCCTCGTCTTTGTGTAatgtaattttgcaaattcgTTGTAGAAGCATTCTCTGTTTTACATTCGTTTTCATTTGCATCTGTCACTATAGCTCCGTTATAATagttgttttcattttgttgaGGTATATTAGATTCATCTTCATTATTTGTTTGTATACTATTCTTGGAATTATTCACGTGATTTGCACATCTACTTGACATTGATAGTGGCGACATTTGTTGCACAGTTTCTTCAAATAGATTCTttgattctttttctgttaatACGAAACTTATACTATCATCATTAGAAACATCTACATCATCAGTCTTTTTGTCGTTATTTGTAAAAGAAGGCACGACTTGGGAATTATCAAATAACCAACTTGGTCCTTCAAGAGGATCCTCCCAGTttgatgtaatattttttgtttcatttattttctctttcttttgttcATCTGTCGTATCTAATTCATTGTTgctttcttcattttcatcCCCGGTGGTTCcatcattattatttccaGAATCATCGGGAGTTGATGTCTCTGCTATAATCTTAGTCTGAGaatcttcatcttcttcgttACTACATCCTGACCTATCAGTTTCCTGACTATTTTGATTCTCTGTTAACTGTAGATAGCaattaaagattaattaatGTGGAAATTAactttatgcaaaaatatgtttaCTGGTGACACAAACCATTCGAATATTGATAGTATGAgaattttgcaataatttcGATACGTCGTTAAGCTTCACTCTGGGACTTCTTATACGttccaaattttcaatattacatCGAGAGCTGCGATTCTTCGGCGATCTTGACTTCGACTTTGGAATTCTTTCTGATATTCTTTGCGACATCCTTCCTGATATTCTTTCCGATATTCTTCCTGACATTCTTTCCGATATCCTTCCTGACATTCTTTCCGACATTCTTTCCGACATTCTTCCCGATATTCTTCCTGACATTCTTTCTGATATTCTTCCTGACATCCGTTCAGTAGAACTTCTGCTACTTCTCTCGCTTAATCTTTGTTCACTCTCATCTAAAAATGAATACTGAAGTTATATTAACTTCAAAATATGCCAATATGAGTCATTAACGGAACATACCACTGTCTCTTTGTGAAGCAACTGTTAAAGGAGACAATCTTTCAGGCATTCTGTATGTGCGACCATTTTTCTGCAATATTTAATTCGTTCGATAacttaatttttcaaacgactTTGTTAAACTTAAAACATTCTACAAAATACTTACGCATGTACGTCTTACAGAGACTTCATTAGGAGACATTGAGTTGTTTAACTCTTGATTTCTGGGGGGTGTTCTTACCTCCGGTATTATACTTAAGTTTGATGAAGTATTAATATGCTGCATATTTAATCTACTTAAATTAATGGTGGGTTTTGTAATGGTGTAACCGCTCACCATAGGCTTCACTACTCCTCTAGTTGGAGATTTTATTGACAGTCTTTTCAGCGATTCCCTTTctggaagaatttttttttcctataaACCTACCTATCTTTAAatctacataatataaaaagaaataatatgtaaaagagCTTACTTCCAGCAGAATTATAAGACATCTGCATATTCGTGGCAACAGATTCTACAAATTCTTGACAAGATGAAATTGTATTCGTTAAGTAACCAGTCAACGTCACTAACATTTTAAGCATTTCTTTAGCATTCTTTAGGATATTTGATATAATGgcctaaaaaatatatttttataaatctgattttaataaattgacaaaatattattgtacttAACATACTTTACTTACATCACGTTTATTACAAGCTAAACCTAAATCTTGTACTTCAGCAATTAAAGCAACATTTTGGGAAAATAATAACTGACCTTCATGCTTTTCTTTAGATAATGCTTTTGCTAATGAATTGTTGTTACTTTGTAACTGTTTACATACTGTAAGAATCGAATTTTGCtattaatcttaaatatattaaaaacattgtATAATTGAATAGACATATACTCTTTTTGAAACTCACATGGTTTGTAAGACTTAGTTTCATggtaattcgttaaaaaatgtttccttTTAACCAATACCCTCTTCTgtgattttttaa includes:
- the LOC132906255 gene encoding general transcriptional corepressor trfA-like, whose product is MPQILNHRKIKKSQKRVLVKRKHFLTNYHETKSYKPLCKQLQSNNNSLAKALSKEKHEGQLLFSQNVALIAEVQDLGLACNKRDAIISNILKNAKEMLKMLVTLTGYLTNTISSCQEFVESVATNMQMSYNSAGKRESLKRLSIKSPTRGVVKPMVSGYTITKPTINLSRLNMQHINTSSNLSIIPEVRTPPRNQELNNSMSPNEVSVRRTCKNGRTYRMPERLSPLTVASQRDSDESEQRLSERSSRSSTERMSGRISERMSGRISGRMSERMSERMSGRISERMSGRISERISGRMSQRISERIPKSKSRSPKNRSSRCNIENLERIRSPRVKLNDVSKLLQNSHTINIRMLTENQNSQETDRSGCSNEEDEDSQTKIIAETSTPDDSGNNNDGTTGDENEESNNELDTTDEQKKEKINETKNITSNWEDPLEGPSWLFDNSQVVPSFTNNDKKTDDVDVSNDDSISFVLTEKESKNLFEETVQQMSPLSMSSRCANHVNNSKNSIQTNNEDESNIPQQNENNYYNGAIVTDANENECKTENASTTNLQNYITQRRGYFESDDEDDFTLIYTRQPRNVHFDINDLKLPVLEESALKPIIPAEPEPEITTTLRKISQICPIPSVSHDTLNESTFNQSTVNLPLLANNDNETIELAPVKKEAKLSQQKNKRQKVTTTHFGDFVDNTPPLKKNNSYKKKKGKPMKDPSAVKVVLQKLNESDVKSRTPSPNETISRDCNQSLSPVSSRVDNSSDSESSTSTNSTFTCNRPRRKRAQISYHEPNLIKKLRRNR
- the LOC132906288 gene encoding transcription factor Jun produces the protein MLKLGSPELEKLIIGQQDSLVTNLPTPTQILFPKAVTEAQELYARGFIDALNELHHSDSSQEPGSIYGATYTTLEPPNSVQSTESSVSQGLLQIKDEPQTVPSVSSSPPMSPIDMENQERIKLERKRQRNRVAASKCRRRKLERISRLEDKVKLLKGENSELSAVVHRLKEHVCRLKEQVMDHVHSGCQIMAVSGQF